The Bacteroidota bacterium genome includes a region encoding these proteins:
- a CDS encoding DUF58 domain-containing protein produces MKFSISKIFVTNRLFVALGIIAILFAVSFSVSFIFYFAQAALILLGAIIIVDLILLFSPNTKIKAERRLSNVFSLSDENAVHITILSRAAIPLDLHIIDELPYQLQKRDFAIDMKIGPGEKKRIDYMVRPVIRGEYVFRKINIFAQSVIGIISRRFIFDADVTTKVYPSILQMKNYELKTMSRISFFQGVKKMRRIGHSYEFEQIKKYVRGDDIRSINWKATGRVGELMVNHYEDERSQQVFCIVDKSRTMKMPFNNLSLLDYAINSTLTISNIALKKQDRVGFISFSDRIGTTLSPDKHHVQLRKILEALYNEKERFNEANYELLYLHIRNFIRVRSLIFLYTNFESVFAIERVVTILRKLNKLHLLVVIFFENSEITTYAKEDAHNLEDVYLTTIAQKFAVEKSLIRKELTKYGIQTIISTPEDLSINTINKYLELKSRGLI; encoded by the coding sequence ATGAAATTTAGTATAAGTAAAATATTCGTCACCAATAGATTATTTGTTGCACTAGGAATAATAGCGATCTTATTTGCCGTAAGCTTTTCGGTGAGTTTTATATTTTATTTTGCCCAGGCTGCTTTGATATTACTTGGAGCTATTATTATTGTGGATCTCATTTTATTATTCTCCCCAAACACAAAAATTAAAGCAGAACGAAGATTGAGTAATGTATTTTCGCTCAGTGATGAAAATGCAGTTCACATTACAATTTTAAGTCGCGCAGCTATTCCTCTTGATTTACATATCATTGATGAATTACCATACCAACTGCAAAAACGCGATTTTGCCATTGATATGAAAATTGGTCCCGGCGAAAAAAAACGCATAGATTATATGGTGCGTCCGGTAATTCGCGGTGAGTATGTTTTCAGGAAGATAAATATTTTTGCGCAGTCTGTAATTGGCATCATAAGCAGAAGGTTTATATTCGACGCTGATGTAACAACAAAGGTTTATCCTTCCATTTTGCAAATGAAAAATTATGAATTAAAAACGATGTCGCGCATCAGTTTTTTTCAGGGTGTTAAAAAAATGCGCAGGATAGGTCATAGTTATGAATTTGAACAAATAAAAAAATATGTACGGGGTGATGATATCAGAAGCATAAATTGGAAAGCAACGGGCCGTGTTGGAGAGCTTATGGTTAATCACTATGAAGACGAACGCTCACAACAGGTTTTTTGCATTGTAGATAAAAGCAGAACGATGAAAATGCCTTTCAACAATCTGAGTTTGCTTGATTATGCGATCAATTCAACATTAACCATCAGTAATATCGCATTAAAAAAACAGGATCGGGTTGGTTTTATTTCCTTTTCCGATAGAATTGGCACTACTTTGAGTCCTGATAAACACCACGTACAGTTAAGAAAGATTCTTGAAGCATTATACAACGAAAAAGAAAGATTTAACGAAGCCAATTACGAATTGTTATATCTGCATATCCGCAATTTTATAAGAGTGCGCAGTTTAATATTTTTATACACCAATTTCGAAAGTGTTTTCGCAATTGAAAGAGTGGTAACCATACTTAGAAAATTAAATAAACTGCATTTGCTGGTAGTAATATTTTTCGAAAATTCGGAGATCACTACTTATGCAAAAGAAGATGCACATAATCTCGAAGATGTATATCTCACCACCATTGCACAAAAATTTGCAGTAGAAAAAAGTCTCATCCGAAAAGAACTCACCAAATACGGGATTCAAACTATTATATCCACACCGGAAGATCTCTCGATTAATACGATCAATAAATACCTTGAGTTAAAATCGAGAGGGTTGATTTAA
- a CDS encoding stage II sporulation protein M codes for MRETSFIDQNKQKWDEFEKKFESEKDPEKVSNLFIQITDDLSYSRTYYPNRSVKIYLNNLAQKVFHSIYKNKVRRRRKLVTFWKDELPQRMHAARWQLLFTFCLFMISFFIGVFSSMHDSEFSRFILGDSYINMTEENIKSGDPMKVYKEMNEFDMFFAITFNNLRVSFLTLIFGIFFGLGTAYFIIYNGIMVGAFQYFFIEKGLFWESFLTIWVHGALEISAIVIAGTAGITLGRGLLFPGTFTRMQSFRINGMRAVQIFLGIAPIIVLAGINESFLTRHTDTPNYIRALLIIVEFAFMIFYFVIYPARKAKSGFNTNRRSDEIPADKTLEFNLNKIKNNGEVFAEGFMILRQFIKPVLITIFSTAALYTAIYFWKVATFAQVYHEIHFDQFSGIFEAVRDVRDLLDHQGNYVLMAINILSLTILSSLCFYIIQLVKMKNLHFRLQGFMIFLVKRGWFIFILSSIMHIILLSDSGFFIFCFFLVLPALFFIFADMVNKNTVSLNLFNSISYFFRNFLTIELLYLPLLLLSIMVSLMAHSVICYFNIELIKWNIPFDPFIYEAVQDISVTFILIATVFLQICMVAINMGILYYSFYEIGTAGELRTRIQKLEFKPNKSGAA; via the coding sequence ATGAGAGAAACCAGTTTTATAGATCAGAATAAACAAAAGTGGGACGAATTTGAAAAAAAATTCGAATCGGAGAAAGATCCTGAAAAAGTGAGTAATCTCTTCATTCAAATAACCGACGACCTCAGTTATTCCAGAACTTATTATCCCAACAGATCTGTAAAAATTTATTTGAACAATCTTGCGCAAAAAGTTTTCCACTCTATATATAAAAACAAGGTTCGCAGAAGAAGGAAATTAGTTACCTTCTGGAAAGATGAATTACCACAAAGAATGCATGCTGCGCGGTGGCAATTGTTATTTACTTTTTGTTTGTTCATGATCTCTTTTTTTATTGGTGTTTTCAGCAGTATGCACGATTCGGAATTTTCTAGATTTATTTTGGGAGATTCGTATATCAATATGACCGAGGAAAATATCAAAAGTGGCGACCCGATGAAGGTGTATAAAGAGATGAATGAATTTGATATGTTTTTCGCGATCACCTTTAATAATTTAAGAGTTTCTTTTTTAACATTGATATTCGGGATATTTTTCGGATTAGGCACTGCATATTTTATTATTTACAACGGAATAATGGTGGGGGCTTTTCAGTATTTTTTTATTGAAAAGGGACTTTTTTGGGAATCATTTCTTACCATTTGGGTTCACGGGGCTCTCGAAATATCGGCAATTGTAATTGCAGGCACAGCTGGTATAACACTTGGGCGAGGGTTACTTTTTCCCGGCACATTTACACGAATGCAATCATTTCGTATTAATGGTATGCGTGCTGTACAAATATTTTTAGGAATTGCTCCCATAATTGTACTTGCCGGAATTAATGAAAGTTTTCTAACACGTCATACCGACACTCCCAATTACATCAGAGCATTATTAATTATAGTTGAATTTGCCTTTATGATATTTTATTTTGTGATCTATCCTGCCAGAAAAGCAAAAAGCGGATTTAACACAAACAGAAGATCCGATGAAATTCCTGCTGATAAGACCCTGGAATTTAATTTAAATAAGATCAAAAATAACGGAGAAGTTTTTGCCGAAGGATTTATGATATTGCGACAATTCATTAAACCTGTTTTGATCACAATATTTAGTACGGCAGCACTTTATACGGCGATATACTTTTGGAAAGTTGCAACCTTTGCCCAAGTATATCATGAAATCCATTTCGATCAGTTCAGTGGTATTTTTGAAGCGGTGAGAGATGTTCGGGATCTGTTAGACCATCAGGGGAACTATGTTCTGATGGCCATTAATATTTTATCCCTTACCATACTTAGTTCATTATGTTTCTATATAATTCAACTGGTAAAAATGAAGAACCTGCACTTTAGGCTGCAGGGATTTATGATTTTCTTAGTAAAAAGAGGTTGGTTCATTTTCATATTATCGTCGATAATGCATATAATATTATTAAGTGATTCCGGATTTTTTATTTTCTGTTTCTTTTTAGTTTTACCTGCCTTATTTTTTATTTTCGCCGATATGGTGAATAAGAACACCGTTTCCCTTAATCTCTTTAATTCAATCAGCTATTTTTTCCGGAATTTTTTAACCATAGAATTATTGTATCTTCCATTGTTGTTATTAAGTATTATGGTATCATTGATGGCACATTCCGTTATTTGTTATTTTAATATTGAATTGATAAAATGGAATATTCCATTTGACCCATTTATCTATGAAGCAGTGCAGGACATTAGTGTTACTTTTATATTGATAGCCACCGTATTTCTTCAAATTTGTATGGTAGCCATAAATATGGGCATTTTATATTACAGTTTTTATGAAATTGGCACTGCGGGTGAATTGCGCACACGAATTCAGAAACTTGAATTTAAACCAAATAAATCCGGAGCCGCATGA
- the folK gene encoding 2-amino-4-hydroxy-6-hydroxymethyldihydropteridine diphosphokinase, protein MMTEHIAYLLLGTNLGNRTENLSKATAAIRMFIGRVDAQSHVFETEPWGKPHQPLFYNQAVKIATPCSPLETLHLIKQVEFLLGRDNAEKWAPRVIDIDILFFDQFAIESPVLTIPHAHIAQRKFTLEPLREIAGDFIHPVLHKTINELYQECNDILTVNPVDVVYQF, encoded by the coding sequence ATGATGACGGAACATATTGCTTACTTATTGTTAGGTACAAATTTAGGTAACCGGACGGAGAATCTCTCTAAGGCTACTGCCGCTATACGAATGTTCATAGGGCGGGTTGATGCTCAATCTCATGTATTTGAAACAGAACCATGGGGTAAGCCACATCAACCACTTTTTTATAATCAGGCGGTTAAAATTGCAACTCCTTGCTCGCCTTTGGAAACCTTGCACCTTATAAAACAGGTGGAATTCTTACTGGGTAGGGACAATGCGGAGAAATGGGCGCCAAGAGTTATCGACATAGATATTTTATTTTTCGACCAATTTGCGATCGAATCGCCTGTGTTAACAATTCCACATGCTCATATTGCCCAACGAAAATTCACCTTGGAGCCATTAAGAGAAATTGCCGGTGATTTTATTCACCCGGTATTGCATAAAACAATTAACGAATTATATCAGGAATGTAATGATATTTTAACCGTTAATCCTGTTGATGTGGTTTATCAATTTTAA
- the sppA gene encoding signal peptide peptidase SppA: MKEFFRSFFASLLAFFVFCLLLFFIIAGIISGVSQQFDAPKTSVKPNTVLRINTNYAIVEQTQTGMPTGLGLLGINDDQGMGLNDILINIKNAETDDHIKGIYLELGLNQNAYATLQEIRDALEDFKKNSGKFVIAYGEVISQSSYYLGSIADKIYMNPSGAIDFKGLSAHLTFYKGTLDKLGVKTQIFYDGKFKSATEPFRSDKMSEENRLQLEEFLGGLFNENLNEINSSRSKSIEQYKLIADSLLAWHPEEAVRVGLIDELKYFDEVETDLKTRCGLAEDKELEFVTMKDYKTSFKHKKNADSDGTIAIVYADGTIVDGKADNGFLGSQNFTEMMQEVRNDKTIKAVVLRVNSPGGSAVASDVMWREIEITKKVKPIVVSMGDYAASGGYMISCNANKIYAQPNTLTGSIGVFLIIPEISGFMNDKLGITFDTASTSQYADFPSLTRPFSERERFILQSGVDSTYLNFKRMVAAGRNMTVEQVEEIAQGRIWIGAKAKEIGLVDEIGGIDEAIKGAVELSGLKAYEISEYPKQKPSILDGIITNLTEETAASVKAEQLGILYPHYVAVTELLNRPVIQAKLPYEVVIK, encoded by the coding sequence ATGAAAGAGTTCTTCCGTTCCTTTTTTGCCTCCCTTTTGGCCTTTTTTGTCTTCTGTTTGCTACTATTTTTTATAATAGCAGGGATAATTTCCGGTGTTTCTCAACAATTTGACGCGCCCAAAACCAGTGTGAAACCCAACACTGTATTGCGTATTAACACAAACTACGCAATTGTTGAACAAACTCAAACAGGAATGCCCACCGGTTTGGGACTTCTTGGAATCAACGATGATCAGGGTATGGGACTTAATGATATACTTATCAACATTAAGAATGCAGAAACCGATGATCATATCAAGGGAATATATCTTGAATTAGGTCTTAACCAAAATGCATATGCCACTTTGCAGGAAATTCGCGATGCTTTGGAGGATTTTAAAAAGAACAGTGGAAAGTTTGTGATAGCCTATGGTGAGGTTATTTCACAATCGAGTTATTATCTCGGTTCCATTGCCGATAAGATCTATATGAATCCATCAGGCGCTATCGATTTTAAAGGATTAAGTGCGCATCTTACTTTTTATAAAGGCACACTGGATAAACTTGGTGTTAAAACACAAATTTTTTATGATGGAAAATTTAAAAGCGCAACGGAACCTTTTCGTTCTGATAAAATGAGTGAAGAAAACAGATTGCAATTGGAAGAATTTTTAGGAGGATTATTTAATGAAAATTTAAATGAAATAAATTCTTCCAGATCGAAATCAATTGAACAATATAAATTAATTGCCGATAGTTTGCTTGCATGGCATCCGGAGGAAGCTGTTCGTGTGGGATTAATTGATGAATTAAAATATTTTGATGAAGTGGAGACTGATCTTAAAACAAGATGCGGTTTGGCAGAAGATAAAGAATTGGAATTTGTAACAATGAAAGATTATAAAACATCTTTTAAACATAAAAAGAATGCAGATTCTGATGGAACCATTGCAATTGTATATGCAGATGGAACAATTGTAGATGGCAAGGCAGATAATGGTTTTTTAGGTTCGCAGAATTTTACGGAAATGATGCAGGAGGTAAGAAATGACAAAACAATAAAGGCAGTTGTTTTGCGTGTAAATTCACCCGGAGGAAGTGCTGTTGCCAGTGATGTGATGTGGCGCGAAATTGAGATCACTAAAAAAGTAAAACCTATCGTAGTTTCTATGGGCGATTATGCTGCAAGCGGAGGTTATATGATCTCCTGTAATGCAAATAAAATTTATGCCCAACCAAATACCTTAACAGGTAGTATCGGTGTGTTTTTGATCATCCCTGAAATTTCGGGATTTATGAATGATAAATTAGGAATTACATTCGATACTGCAAGCACTTCACAGTATGCCGATTTTCCATCCCTTACAAGACCCTTTTCAGAACGTGAAAGATTTATTCTGCAATCAGGTGTTGATTCCACATATCTTAATTTCAAACGTATGGTTGCAGCAGGTCGCAATATGACCGTTGAACAAGTGGAGGAAATTGCGCAAGGTAGAATTTGGATCGGTGCTAAAGCAAAAGAGATCGGACTAGTGGATGAAATTGGTGGTATCGACGAAGCTATAAAAGGAGCTGTGGAATTGTCCGGTTTAAAAGCATATGAAATTTCCGAATATCCCAAACAAAAACCCAGCATACTCGATGGTATTATCACCAATTTAACTGAAGAAACTGCTGCATCCGTAAAAGCAGAACAACTTGGAATTTTATATCCGCATTATGTTGCTGTTACCGAATTGTTGAACAGGCCGGTAATTCAGGCAAAATTGCCGTATGAGGTGGTTATAAAATAA
- a CDS encoding MoxR family ATPase → MEENVFSPEISPELQQITLSVNAIRNELHKVIIGQSKLIDLLIAGIFSGGHILIEGVPGIAKTLTAKLLAKTIATNFSRIQFTPDLMPTDVLGTSVFNQKTSEFNFKKGPIFSNIVLIDEINRSPAKTQAALLEVMEELKVTMDGETYAMGFPFFVIATQNPIEQEGTYKLPEAQLDRFLFRIKISYPELEEEKQILYRFKEDFTNRQKDSVNAVMSTEQLKACREIVEKIHIKDELLDYIANIVFKTRNHGDLFLGASPRASLNIMKASKAVAAMNGRNFVTPDDIHFVAYPVLNHRIILTPDKELEGYDSESVIKSIIETIDVPR, encoded by the coding sequence ATGGAAGAAAATGTATTCAGTCCGGAAATTTCACCTGAGTTACAGCAAATAACACTGTCTGTTAATGCGATCCGCAACGAATTGCACAAGGTGATTATTGGGCAATCAAAATTAATAGACCTGCTTATTGCGGGAATATTCAGTGGCGGACATATTTTAATTGAAGGCGTTCCCGGAATTGCAAAAACACTTACTGCTAAATTATTGGCTAAAACAATTGCCACGAATTTTTCACGTATACAGTTCACTCCCGATCTTATGCCTACGGATGTTTTGGGAACCAGTGTTTTTAATCAGAAAACATCCGAATTTAATTTTAAAAAAGGCCCTATTTTTTCCAATATTGTTTTGATAGATGAAATTAATCGTTCTCCCGCAAAAACACAGGCCGCCTTGTTAGAAGTAATGGAGGAATTAAAAGTTACCATGGATGGCGAAACCTATGCCATGGGATTTCCATTTTTTGTAATTGCAACCCAAAATCCGATAGAACAGGAAGGAACATATAAATTACCGGAAGCACAATTAGATAGATTTTTATTCCGAATTAAGATCTCCTACCCTGAGCTGGAGGAGGAAAAACAAATTTTATACCGATTTAAGGAAGATTTTACCAATCGCCAAAAAGATTCGGTAAATGCAGTTATGTCAACAGAACAATTAAAGGCTTGCAGAGAAATAGTTGAAAAAATTCATATCAAGGATGAGTTGTTGGATTACATTGCAAACATCGTTTTCAAAACAAGAAATCACGGCGATCTTTTTCTTGGTGCTTCACCCCGTGCATCATTGAATATTATGAAAGCATCAAAAGCTGTAGCTGCTATGAATGGAAGAAATTTTGTTACGCCAGATGATATTCATTTTGTTGCTTACCCTGTTTTGAACCACAGAATTATTCTTACTCCGGATAAAGAACTGGAAGGATACGACAGTGAATCTGTTATTAAATCCATTATTGAAACCATTGACGTGCCGCGATGA
- the dinB gene encoding DNA polymerase IV: MDLDSFFVSVEVIKDPTLKGKPVIVGGTAERGIVASCSYEARKFGVRSAMSSMTAKKLCPDAIFIPGSYYDYADYSKRVTDIIADRVPVLEKASIDEFYIDLSGMDTFFGSFKLAKELRELIKNETGLPISFGLSTNKTVAKIATGEAKPDGFLFIEAGKEKEFLSKLHITKIPGVGDKTYPKLKAMGVEMVKDIQDFDIIKLQEEFGEMGIALWNKANGIDNNPVVPYTDRKSISSENTFEQDITDAEYLETYVISLVEQLSFKLRKENFLTSCVAIKMRYSNFETFIQQSSLTATASDNILIPKTKELLHKMFDTKRAVRLIGVRFSNLMHGQQQIDMFNDTEENINLYKALDAINKKYGNKTVHRAKTINTGDRAFNPFNGKPNE; the protein is encoded by the coding sequence ATGGATCTCGATTCTTTTTTTGTCTCGGTAGAGGTAATTAAAGACCCGACTTTAAAAGGTAAACCTGTTATTGTTGGAGGAACTGCAGAAAGGGGAATTGTTGCAAGTTGCAGTTATGAAGCTCGCAAGTTCGGAGTGCGCAGTGCCATGTCGTCGATGACGGCGAAAAAATTATGCCCCGATGCAATTTTTATTCCCGGTAGTTATTATGATTATGCTGATTATTCCAAAAGAGTTACCGATATTATTGCTGACCGTGTTCCGGTTCTAGAAAAAGCTTCGATAGATGAATTTTATATTGATCTGAGTGGTATGGATACTTTTTTTGGAAGTTTTAAACTTGCAAAAGAGTTACGTGAATTAATTAAAAATGAAACGGGTTTACCAATATCGTTTGGTCTTTCTACCAATAAAACGGTCGCCAAAATAGCAACCGGCGAAGCCAAACCGGACGGTTTCTTATTTATAGAAGCAGGTAAAGAAAAAGAATTCCTTTCCAAATTACATATCACAAAAATTCCCGGAGTTGGAGACAAAACCTATCCGAAATTAAAAGCAATGGGAGTAGAAATGGTAAAAGATATTCAGGATTTTGATATCATAAAGTTACAGGAAGAATTTGGAGAAATGGGGATCGCATTGTGGAACAAGGCTAATGGTATTGATAATAACCCGGTTGTTCCCTACACCGACAGAAAATCCATTTCCTCAGAAAACACATTTGAACAGGATATTACTGATGCTGAGTATTTAGAGACCTATGTAATTTCATTGGTAGAACAATTAAGTTTTAAATTGCGCAAAGAAAATTTTCTTACAAGTTGCGTTGCAATTAAAATGCGTTATTCCAATTTTGAAACATTTATCCAACAAAGCTCCCTAACGGCAACTGCTTCAGATAATATTCTAATTCCGAAAACAAAAGAATTATTACATAAAATGTTTGATACCAAAAGAGCTGTTCGTTTAATTGGTGTGCGCTTCAGTAATTTAATGCATGGTCAGCAACAAATTGACATGTTCAACGATACAGAAGAAAATATCAACCTCTACAAAGCACTGGATGCCATAAATAAAAAATACGGTAACAAAACTGTGCATAGGGCCAAGACTATAAATACCGGAGATAGAGCTTTTAATCCGTTTAATGGCAAACCCAATGAGTAA
- a CDS encoding deoxynucleoside kinase, with protein sequence MQRRIITVEGNIGSGKTSFAKKLAAAYNAKLILETFADNPFLQKFFVKQQDYALGMEMFFMAERYEQLKSELTEAENINDIFVIDYLFTKSLLYAKVNLDDAEYGLYQKIFNILNPKVLKSDLVIYLHSNLDRLVSNIYQRGREFELSVKKEYLKKIEEVYLNEFERFADQTTLILDVSNADFVAVDADFQKMLVLIDKQHEPGIHRYTI encoded by the coding sequence ATGCAACGCAGAATTATTACAGTTGAGGGAAACATAGGTTCGGGTAAAACATCTTTTGCAAAAAAACTTGCAGCTGCATATAATGCAAAATTGATTTTAGAAACTTTTGCAGACAATCCATTTTTACAGAAATTTTTTGTTAAACAACAAGACTATGCACTTGGCATGGAAATGTTTTTTATGGCCGAACGATACGAACAATTAAAATCAGAATTGACTGAAGCTGAGAATATAAATGACATATTTGTTATCGATTACCTTTTTACCAAATCACTATTATACGCCAAAGTAAATTTAGACGATGCAGAATATGGGTTGTATCAAAAGATATTCAATATTTTAAATCCTAAGGTATTAAAAAGCGATCTGGTGATCTATCTTCATTCAAATCTCGATCGGTTGGTATCCAATATTTATCAACGTGGAAGAGAATTTGAATTAAGCGTAAAAAAAGAATACCTTAAAAAGATCGAAGAAGTATATCTGAACGAATTTGAAAGATTTGCAGATCAAACCACACTAATTTTGGATGTAAGTAATGCAGATTTTGTTGCTGTGGACGCTGATTTTCAGAAAATGTTGGTTTTAATCGATAAACAACACGAACCCGGAATTCACAGGTATACAATTTAA